One part of the Hydra vulgaris chromosome 01, alternate assembly HydraT2T_AEP genome encodes these proteins:
- the LOC136074520 gene encoding uncharacterized protein LOC136074520, translating to MYVREGKKRISNINVKDFEIVDNKLMNCKKGVGKVVVVIDREEQLNIVKEVHEGLGASEKAVALASNLGINAVRKQISTRFCWHSIVKDITKHVTQCERCQKTSNRILKVSCFKTCYSRQHVMKQVGVDLIKLPASNGLNYAIVLIDYFSMWTEAEPLIDKTEISVALFLYKVICRHGCFQIQINDQGREFVNSVSIALHDMAGV from the exons ATGTATGTGAGAGAGGGAAAAAAGCGAATTTCAAACATCAATGTAAAAGACTTTGAAATAGTTGACAATAAGTTGATGAATTGCAAAAAAGGTGTTGGCAAG GTCGTTGTGGTAATAGATCGAGAAGAGCAATTAAACATAGTTAAAGAAGTCCATGAAGGTCTTGGAGCTTCTGAGAAAGCTGTTGCATTAGCCAGCAACCTAGGCATTAACGCTGTAAGAAAGCAAATTTCTACACGTTTTTGTTGGCATTCAATAGTGAAGGATATTACAAAACATGTAACTCAATGTGAACGATGTCAAAAAACCTCTAACAGAATCCTTAAAGTGTCTTGCTTTAAAACCTGTTATAGTAGACAACACGTAATGAAGCAAGTTGGtgttgatttaattaaattacctGCATCAAATGGATTAAATTACGCTATTGTTCTTATTGATTATTTCTCCATGTGGACTGAAGCTGAACCTCTTATTGACAAAACAGAAATATCAGTAGCATTATTtctttacaaagttatttgcagACATGGttgttttcaaatacaaataaatgaCCAAGGTCGAGAGTTCGTAAATTCAGTATCTATTGCACTGCACGACATGGCTGGAGTTTAG